From Apium graveolens cultivar Ventura chromosome 9, ASM990537v1, whole genome shotgun sequence, the proteins below share one genomic window:
- the LOC141685644 gene encoding ABC transporter G family member STR2-like yields the protein MGHRQNGHAYNGHIPHTVIEVGKPMNYSGGLEFNDLTYTVKKKLKDDYGKWVNQDVDLLHKITGYAPKGSITAVMGPSGAGKSTLLDGLAGRIASGSLRGRVSMDGVDTSPSLIKRTSAYIMQDDRLFPMLTVYETLMFAADFRLGSISRTEKIQRVETMIDQLGLGSTRNTYIGDEATRGVSGGERRRVSIGVDIIHGPSLLFLDEPTSGLDSTSAQSVIEKVQDIARSGSTVILTIHQPSSRIQLLLDHLIILARGQLMYQGSPKDVSLHLGRMARKMPKGENPIEYLIDVIQEYDQSEHGVEALADFALTGMKPPVLTDEEMSITTIPPSPTPPRNQGKGLSGRGTSGKRSKPGQQNEDSFDNSVRSPWNQSRSWSASQSGIIRTLKFTPRQQNGNKTQNPMSSSPSYYTYSSEILAAGTPTPHSSDYTVDENDYRTPNVAPANMKHQYLGPKFANSFLSETWVLMRRNFINIRRTPELFLSRLLVLTVMGILMATLFLRPKSDLQGITNRLSFFIFTVCLFFFSSNDAVPAFIQERFIFVRETSHNAYRASSYTIAGVITYLPFLAIQAGVYAGIVWFPLGLRGEFYYFFIVLYMSLLSTNSFVVFVSSVVPNYIMGYAAVIAFTALFFLFCGYFLNSNDIPPYWVWMNKISTMTYPYQGSLMNQFQTTDIFGQNQGGQDVTGIAILKSLAISTQKSKKWYMVLIMFGWAVLYRVLFYIVIRFASKNQRS from the exons ATGGGTCATCGACAAAATGGTCATGCCTATAATGGGCATATACCGCATACAGTGATAGAAGTAGGGAAGCCGATGAACTATAGTGGTGGCTTGGAATTTAATGATCTTACCTACACTGTGAAAAAGAAGCTTAAAGATGATTATGGAAAGTGGGTAAACCAAGATGTGGACTTGTTGCATAAAATTACTGGATATGCACCCAAAGGGAGTATCACCGCGGTCATGGGTCCTAGTGGTGCTGGGAAGTCGACTCTTCTGGATGGTCTGGCTGGACGGATTGCCAGTGGGAGTCTCAGGGGCAGGGTCTCAATGGATGGGGTTGATACAAGCCCAAGTTTAATCAAAAGAACTTCTGCATATATTATGCAAGATGATCGTCTCTTTCCAATGCTTACAGTGTATGAAACCTTAATGTTTGCTGCTGATTTTAGGCTGGGGTCTATCTCAAGGACTGAAAAGATTCAGCGAGTTGAGACAATGATCGATCAGCTTGGTTTGGGG TCAACTCGAAATACTTACATAGGTGATGAAGCAACTCGAGGAGTATCCGGCGGTGAGCGTCGTAGAGTCTCAATTGGTGTGGACATTATACATGGACCATCTTTACTATTTCTAGACGAGCCTACATCAGGTCTAGACTCCACCAGTGCTCAAAGTGTCATTGAGAAAGTGCAGGATATAGCTCGCTCTGGAAGCACTGTGATTCTCACAATTCACCAACCCTCATCCCGAATTCAGTTGCTTTTAGACCACTTAATAATCCTAGCTCGTGGTCAGCTTATGTACCAAGGATCTCCGAAAGATGTGAGTCTGCATCTGGGGAGAATGGCACGTAAAATGCCAAAAGGGGAAAATCCAATTGAGTACCTTATTGACGTAATACAAGAATATGATCAGTCTGAACATGGAGTTGAAGCACTGGCTGATTTTGCTTTAACAGGCATGAAACCCCCAGTCCTGACAGATGAGGAGATGTCAATAACTACAATACCCCCCTCACCTACACCACCTCGCAATCAGGGCAAGGGTCTCTCTGGCAGAGGAACCTCTGGGAAACGTTCAAAACCAGGACAACAAAATGAGGATAGTTTTGATAACAGTGTGAGGAGTCCTTGGAATCAATCAAGATCATGGAGTGCAAGCCAGAGTGGAATTATTCGAACATTGAAATTTACTCCTAGGCAACAAAATGGCAATAAAACGCAAAATCCCATGAG TTCATCTCCAAGCTACTACACTTACTCAAGTGAGATCCTAGCTGCAGGCACTCCAACACCACACAGCAGTGACTACACTGTAGATGAAAATGACTATCGGACCCCCAATGTTGCACCCGCAAACATGAAGCACCAATATCTTGGGCCGAAATTTGCAAATTCTTTCTTATCCGAGACATGGGTTCTAATGCGCCGCAACTTCATAAACATTAGACGCACACCTGAGCTCTTTCTTTCCAGACTGTTAGTTCTTACTGTCATGGGAATTCTAATGGCTACCTTATTCCTTCGCCCAAAAAGTGATCTCCAAGGAATCACAAATCGCCTTAGTTTCTTCATTTTCACCGTTTGTCTCTTCTTTTTCTCTTCCAACGATGCTGTCCCCGCTTTCATCCAAGAACGCTTCATCTTTGTCCGTGAAACTTCTCATAATGCCTATAGAGCCTCTTCATACACCATTGCTGGAGTTATTACATACCTTCCTTTTCTAGCAATTCAAGCTGGAGTCTATGCTGGAATTGTCTGGTTCCCGTTAGGCCTTCGAGGAGAGTTCTACTACTTTTTTATTGTACTCTATATGTCTCTACTCTCCACCAACTCATTCGTGGTGTTTGTGAGCTCGGTGGTGCCAAACTACATAATGGGCTATGCAGCAGTCATTGCATTTACAGCGCTCTTTTTCTTATTTTGTGGATACTTCTTAAACAGTAACGATATCCCTCCATACTGGGTATGGATGAACAAGATATCGACAATGACATATCCATACCAAGGGTCATTGATGAACCAGTTTCAGACAACAGATATTTTTGGACAAAATCAAGGAGGACAAGATGTGACAGGGATCGCAATTCTAAAATCACTGGCAATCAGTACCCAGAAATCAAAAAAGTGGTACATGGTTCTGATTATGTTCGGTTGGGCTGTTCTATACAGAGTTCTATTCTACATAGTCATCCGTTTTGCTTCTAAGAACCAGAGGTCATAG
- the LOC141682561 gene encoding uncharacterized protein LOC141682561, protein MGKSVRGEHDMGDEVKKVFNKFDTNGDGKIDLLELGSILRALGTNAAPDEVQRIMSEIDTDGDGVIDLKEFSDFHLGGSDDSANKDLREAFELYDRDKNGLISASELHVVLKSLGEKCSLKDCRKIISSVDVDGDGNVNFEEFKKMMKKA, encoded by the coding sequence ATGGGAAAGAGTGTTCGTGGTGAGCATGATATGGGAGACGAAGTTAAGAAGGTGTTCAACAAGTTTGATACTAATGGCGATGGCAAAATTGATTTATTAGAGCTCGGATCCATTTTACGTGCACTTGGTACCAACGCAGCTCCTGATGAAGTTCAACGTATAATGTCAGAAATCGACACTGATGGCGATGGAGTTATTGATCTTAAGGAGTTCTCGGATTTCCATCTAGGTGGTTCGGATGATTCTGCCAACAAGGATCTTCGTGAAGCGTTTGAGCTTTACGACCGTGACAAGAATGGGTTGATTTCTGCGAGTGAGTTGCATGTTGTGTTGAAGAGCTTAGGAGAGAAATGCTCGTTGAAGGATTGCCGAAAGATAATTAGCTCTGTTGATGTTGATGGTGACGGTAATGTTAATTTTGAGGAGTTCAAGAAGATGATGAAGAAAGCTTAA